CATGGTTTCAAAAGCAATGTCTGACTTTCATCCAATTTTTACTTTTGCCAGATTCAAGGTGAGAAGGAGATGAGCGGAGAGGGAAAAAGGGCCGGAGCGGCCAAAACGTCGCGGGCCGGGCGAGGTCGCTCGGGCGAGCCGTCCCGGCGCGCCTCCGCCGGCGTCTCGTTGGCCGAGTTCGGGCAGGGGAAGGGCTCTTCTTCCTCTGCGTCGTCGTCGTCGAGGCTCAGCAGACTGTCGTAGCTGGGCAGAGTTTCTTGCTGGAGGAAGGAGCCCCAAAACAACTGCCGCTGGCCGGAGGAAGAAGTGGGCCACGGCAACACGCCGCCGTCTGAGTCTCCGTCGTCTTCACGCAGGGCCTGTCGCCGGGAGCTCTCCGTGTCCGCGACTAGAACACCGAGCAGGGAGAAATCCAAAAAGAGACACTCGTTTCCTGGCTAAAGCGAAGCCGCTCGCATTCGACGAGGCCGCTCACTCAAGGTCTCGGGCGTGCGGGGACGCTGCTCTCTGCTGGCGAAGGGGTCTCGGAGGAAGCAGCCTCGCATTGCGCCCGGGTCGGAACCCGCCTCGCCGTCTCGCGTTGGACTGCTGGCGCTTACGGTATCTGCAAACTGGGACAAACGggggtggttgtgtgtgtgtgtgtgtagcgcaCTACCTGACACACCCGCTCAGCGCATTCTAGCTCTAACATCGCCTTGGTCGTCGTCTGTGATCAGGGTCACAATAGTTTGGCCCATCCTTTCTATTTCAACGGCAGCTCCGTCCATCCACATACGTAAGAGTGTGGGCCGCCTCTCAAGACCCAGAGCTTGGCGTCCCTGCTCTCCCAAATCGCCAACTTCTACAGAGCACGTTTCTTGCTGCTCCTTTCAGCCACGCCGGGCAAATCATCCCGGGCGCTTCCAAAACAGTCCCCGAAGGCTCATTCGCAGGTTATCGGAAACGGCGCCGTTGGTTTTGCCGACCTTAAATGTCCTTTCGCCTGCGTCAACGTCTGAAAGGAGCGCACCTGCGGCCTCCCGGGTGGCGTCTTCCCATCGACGAGCCGGTCGAGCGAGGAGTCGAGTCCGGTCGAGTCGGCGAGCCCAAAGGCGCCCTCCTGGTCTTCTGCCGCCGGGCGTCGCGCGCTTGCAAACGAGACGCGCCTTTAGAAAGAGCGCCTCTCACCACACGGCAAAGATGCCGGCGACGGGGCGCGAGGGACGCTGTCTGCTCCGTATCTGTCTGCGGCAATTTCTCTCCGCTTGCCGCAGTCATCGGAGAGCACGCATGCTCTGGGGAGGACCGGTGACGGACGGCGCACCGCTCGGCACCGCCCGGGTatccgcctccctccctccatccggcAGAGCGCCACTTACCTCTTCAGTTGCCAGAGATGGCCGCTTACTTGACGCCCTGAGGACTCTGCGCGGCCGTCTGCCGGGTCACGTGGAAAAGAAGGTCGGAGGGAGAGACGAGACGTCAGTCAGAGCCAAGTCAGCGGTAACTTTGCAAGTCCAGTCGTCTTTCAAGACGACGCCCAAAACGCCACCGACCGGGGAGCTTGGCGGGAAACTTGGAGAAGACGCAACTGGCATCACTTTGGTCGCGCGCCGCTTCAAACGGCAGACGAGCCGTTGGCGAAAGAAGAGCGAGTAcctcaacagaaaaaaaaaaaaaaaaaaagagacgtgAGTCCCACCGAAAAGTTACACCAAAGGTGGACTCCAAATGACCGCTCACCGGATCGCCGTCGAGCAAGGACACTAAAGATTTGCCTGTTAGTACGCCGGCCCACTTGCTGTCCAACGCCGCTTCCAGTTCTCCGATGGCGCCCCTCATCTTGGGAATTTCCTCCTGGGAAATCTTCACTCTAattcaccccccaaaaaataatacagctaatatttgaaaatatgctTATTTTGCAGGGCGGCACAGTAGCGCACCGGTATGCATCTCGCCTCACATTGCagaggtcccccccccccccccgccaaccaatatcaaatcaatcaagacgcccccccccccccccccaaatcatCGGTCAGCTCTGTTCCACTCCTTACCTGAGGAGCTTTGAGTTCTGCAGCTGGCGGGCCATCTGCCGCTGGATTTGCTGCAACTGCGGCAGGCTGAGCTGCGGCGGCGAGCCCCCACACGGCTCCTCCCGCAGGAGGCGCAGGCAGTGGTTCATCAGCTCCAAGAGCCGCAGGAGGTTCAGCTGAGCGGCCTCGTCCGCGTTCCCCGAGCTCAACTGCCAAAGACACGCCGACGTGACATCGAGCGCAGGGCGGGTCGGTAGCGCGCCGCGCTCACCCGCCGCCGCGAGGGCCGCTCCAGCAGGCCACGAGAAACGCGCAGTGGGCGGCCGGCTAGCGCGTAGCGATCCACTTCTCCTCCGAGcacgctctccagcacctcgcGCTCCGCCTCGGTCATCGCCAGCATTCCGTCCACGGTCGCCCACAGGCGTGCCACCTGAACGCGAGcgtttgtattttttgtatcTGGCGAGGGACAACAGCAAATGCTTTTTCcttcacctgaccatttggGCTTTATCGGCAAAATCCTCTCGGACAGACTCGCCGCCGTTCTGTCTGCGGAGCGAAACGAGGCCAAAGTGACCGAGCGATGGGCGCAGTACGGTGTGAGATAGActgcaagggggaaaaaaaagaaaaacctactGGAGTAGCTCGTCATACTTTTGACTCTGGGCCCGGAGGTCTCGCATGGTATCCGCGTGGCTCCTAAAAGAGcagacaaacacgcacacaggcAGGAATGTGGGAATGTCAAATGTCTCTCTTTGTTCCCCTCTCTACTCACTGGACTTTTTTCTGCACGTCCAGGAAAAAGCGACTGTGGTGCGCCACCTGCTCCAAGAACTTTTTTTGGGCCACGCGGCACCTCCTCAGCGCCATGTGGCGCGAAGACGTCGGCTTGAAGACGACGTCGGCGACCCAGCTCTCGTCTAATATGAGGAGAAGGCGTAAGAATTTGGCTGAGTGTCGCTGGGTAAGAAGGTGGTACCTTTGGTGTAGGTTTTCATTTGCCGCCGCATGACGTGCTTGACCAGATGCATCATCAAGCCGATGAATTTGGGGCCTCCGGGCGAGACCAACGACGACGCCAAGACTTTGGGGCCGACGAATCCACTTTCAACCTAACGGTCGGAACACGATCGCAAAACGATCAGCATCTTGGTGACCCGGGCGCGCTGCCCGTCCCATGCTTTGAAATCCTCACCATGATTTCTTGCAGCCAAGCGCGGGTCTCTTTGCGAAACTCTGCATCTTGTTTAGCAGTATAGGGAGGCCAGCAAAACCTATTCCAAAACGATAACAACCGTTGAAATGGAAAAACGAGtcggtaggcaggcaggcaggcaggcaggcaggcaggcaggcaggcaggcaggcgtaaCGCATGCCCTAGGGCCTAGGCTCACTTGAATGCCTTTTGAAATCGCGGAGGATCGAGCGTCTGCAACAGGAATTGGACGACAATCAGGAAGGCGTACTTGTTGGCTTTGTCGAACATATCCCTGTTGAAGAAAAGCAAAGATCAGCGCTAGCCGCACACGGCTAGCCTGTGCACGTGCTTTGAAACTTTCGTCAGCAATCGATTGAGTGGAaagacggccggccggccggcagccaggccggccggccggcaggcaggcaggcaggcaggcaggcaggcaggcagtcaagCAGGCACCCGAAGACAAAGCTTGGCGAGACTTACGCTCCCAGTTTGATGTGCTTGGAGTCGCGCGCGAAGAGCTGCAACTGCCGTTCTGGCTCAAAGCCCAGCGCGAGGAGGCAGAACCATAGATTGGCGCCGCAGTCCTTTAACATTTGGCTTGCCATCTTtttataataaagaaaaaaaggggcaTGATCCGTCGACGGCCCGCCAACGGACGAGCACAGATCGAGCGCGGTTTAATGCATCCGCCAAACTGGCCGCCGCCTTTCTTTTATTGGTCGGTTCTCTTCTTCGGTGACCCATATATAGGCGACAGCGCCCCCGGCGTAGCGGAGTTCCAATGCAGGACGGACGTTTATTTGCAAGCTGCTTCATTTAGGGCTGCGCTGATCTAGTACtcgattaccccccccccccccccccccccctactagCTTCCGTCAcggactttattgtcattctgtaaacacttggtgcagacaaaacgaaatttcgttgcatgcggctctttgttATATTAAACAAGCAAAAGGCTCCAACTCAGGAGTCAGTGGACTCCATTTTGTGTGAGGCACGGTGTCGTGTGTCATGAGTGTCCGTCAGTTTTGagtttgtgtgcgcgcgtgtcctCGCACCCCTTTGTCCACCCCATGCTCGACCCTTAGGCCAGGTATATTGGGTCTTCTACTCCCCTATCCGACGACGCGAACACGTCGCCACAAGACCTCGGAGGCGTCCTTTTATTAACCGCAGAACACACAAGTCGAGTCGGCTCGTTGTCGTCAAAAAGCAATGGgttgatttgtattttattgcagTTCTTTTAAAAGCAGTCGACAACACTCGCCCAGTTTGGAGGGCTCGGCTACGGAGGAGTATTGGGAGATTTGCGCGTTGACCCCCAGGGAGCGGGCCAGGTCCCGGGCCGTCGGGTCGGACGCCACGGTGGTTCCCAGCGCCACCAGCAGGCGGAAGACGGCTTCCTGGTCCCGAACGCTCTCCAGCGCTCGGCTGGCCACCGACAGGCACTGGGCTTTGCCCTCCAGGTCGGGTCGGCGGTGCAGGCAGCCGGCGTAGTTGAGCACCAGCGTGGCCAGAGCAACGTGGACATTCTTATTGCACACGGCGGCGGCCAAGTCGGCGGCCCGCGACAGGACGGCTTCGCGCCGGGCCATGAGGAGCGCACGGCCGGGCCCGGCGCTGAAGCAGTTGCAGAGGATGCGCAGCGCCAGCATCTGATTGGCCGCGCGGCCCTCGGGCCTCATCAGGCTCAGGAGGTGGTCGCACAGCCCGACGCCCTCGGTCTCGCCGCACAGGCGCTCGTTGACCTGCGGGTGGCGCACAGCCAGCCTTAGAATGTCCAGGACCGGAAACACAATATCTAGCCGGGTGGAGAAGAAACGCTCGTTTTCAGCTCTGACTCCAAGATGAAAAATGTTTGGGCTGGCGGGCCTTGAGCGCAAAATTTCACAACGAGCCCAAATGGCGCAATCCGTCTGCTAGGGAAGCTCGGGGCAGCCCCCGCAGGCAGGGCAGCCCCCGCAGGCAGGGCAGCCCCCGCAGGCAGGGCAGCCCCCGCAGGGCAGCTGCGGGCGGACGGGCATGTACCTTCGGGCCAGCGCGTGGCTTTCCAGAGGAGGAGGATCTGCTGGACGGTGGGCGGGGCGTCGGCCAGGCCGCAGACGGACGCCAGCAGCCCCCGCAGACTTTCCAGGAAGCCTTCCGAGAGCCGGTGCTCCTGAGGGGCCCCGGCGTTGAGCTCTTTCAGCTTGCCTGGGCAAGAGAGCGAGCGCCCCCAAAAGGCAGACTTGAGGCAAACGGCAGCTTTTCAGGGGCGAGCGAGCTGAGACACTCACCGACAATTTGTGAAACGTTGGCTTGCTCAAAGGTCACGCCGTCGGTCTTGGGAAAGTAAATGTTGGTGCTTTTCTGTCCCGCCGCCCCGGCGGaagagtaggcgcctccgcctGGCCGAGGAAAAGTCCTCAACTGGGTTTGGGCTTGCGCTAGGCGCCGCGGAGGCCGGGTCGGGGGATGGCTCACCTGTGAAGGGATCGGCCACGCCTTCGGGAGCCGCCGAGTCGGGGCCGGAGCCGGGGCCGGAGCCGGGGATGTAGCGGCCCGAGCCTGGGAGGGGTTTAGAAGGCTTTATTGGCACTCGACAACAGAAAAGAGCCCGCAAAAGCAAAAGGAAAGCAGGCCtcgttgtactaagttcatcttggttttcctttttaatcgCTTCAcggttcttttatatcaaacaaattattttaggtgtatTACCTGACATGTAATAGccccgaaacatgtcaggtaatacaccgaaaataatttgtttgatataacaGAACCGTGAAGTGATGGAAAGCAGGCCTCACCGCCTGGAAGCGCGCACCTGTGAAGGGATCGCCTCCGATGCGGGGACTCGTGTCGGTGCCGCCCGGGATGTAGCGAGCGCCACCTGCCGGAGCGCCACAGAAGAGCAGCTTGGCGCCAGGAAAGCCAAAGCGGGCTCACGGCGGTGGCGACGACGTTTCTCACCGGTGAAAGGGTCGCCGCTGGCGGGCTGCGGCGGCGCGGGTCCGGCCGCgtgccccgccgccgccgcctgacCCGCCACCTGCCCTTTGGTGTTTTCCGTGATGAAATTAGCCACCTGGTCCAGGAACATGGGGCTGAGGTCGTTCTTCTGTAAAAAGTTGTGCGCCGCCAGCCAGGGGTCCTCCGACGCGTTGTACGGCAGCTTCATGGACGGCCCGCCCTCGTTCACGTCGATGGTGAAGACGTAGTCGTACTCctgcggaggggggggggcacacgcAGCCTTGACGCACGCTCAAATTCCACAGGCGTTTGGCCGCACCCAGCGGCCGGCGGGGCCTGAACGCAACGTTTGCTCCGGAAACCAAAATGAGCTCGTTCAAGGGGCCGGGCAATTCCCGCCTCACCTTCCCTTCGTACATGACGCTCTTGGAGGTCTGTTGGTCGGAGCCGCCGAGCACGTCTCCGATTTTCACCCAGCGACTGTCGCTCACGCTCCATTGGTACGCCTCCACTTTCTGCCCGTCCTTGATCAGCCGCGTCTGGCCGTCGCGATTCCCTGGGACGGCCAGAAAAAGGTTGACGCTGGAAAAAGTCCCAACCCAGCCCCAACACAATACCCGGCTCGTCGAGGTGCTCCCGCCCGGGAAGCTCCTCCACTTTGATGTCCCCGAGGTCCCCCGTCTTGGGGTCGATGGTGGCGTCGGCGAGCTCGTCCTCGAAGGCCCGCAGGTCGCGAGCGCTCGCCACGCGCTCCTCGGCCTCTGTAAACACTCGGATGATGCCGTCgctgcagcagcggcggcgagaGCGCACGAGTCAGCCCCGCCAAATACACGCGCGTGACTTTTTGGAGAGGGTCACCTGGCTCCCACAGCAATGTCACCATTTGGCAGGATGCAGCAGCACCAAACGGACTGAGCGGGCAGGCGGATCGTCTGCGTGCACTCCCCGCTCCTCCAGATTCGCACCGTCCGGTCCTCTCCTGTGCTCACAAAATCTAGCGCAAGCAGTCAACACGCCGCGGTTGCCAaagagacagacaaacagacggGCAATTGTGTCAAGCTTCAAACAAACCTCCGCTATCCGGGAAGACGGCCATGCTGTAGATGTAGTTGGTGTGTCCGTAGTAGACCTGCGTGCACTCGCCCGTGAGCAGCCACTTCC
The genomic region above belongs to Syngnathus typhle isolate RoL2023-S1 ecotype Sweden unplaced genomic scaffold, RoL_Styp_1.0 HiC_scaffold_283, whole genome shotgun sequence and contains:
- the LOC133149228 gene encoding HAUS augmin-like complex subunit 6 isoform X2, which encodes MASQMLKDCGANLWFCLLALGFEPERQLQLFARDSKHIKLGADMFDKANKYAFLIVVQFLLQTLDPPRFQKAFKFCWPPYTAKQDAEFRKETRAWLQEIMVESGFVGPKVLASSLVSPGGPKFIGLMMHLVKHVMRRQMKTYTKDESWVADVVFKPTSSRHMALRRCRVAQKKFLEQVAHHSRFFLDVQKKVQSHADTMRDLRAQSQKQNGGESVREDFADKAQMVARLWATVDGMLAMTEAEREVLESVLGGEVDRYALAGRPLRVSRGLLERPSRRRLSSGNADEAAQLNLLRLLELMNHCLRLLREEPCGGSPPQLSLPQLQQIQRQMARQLQNSKLLRVKISQEEIPKMRGAIGELEAALDSKWAGVLTGKSLVSLLDGDPVLALLSPTARLPFEAARDQSDASCVFSKFPAKLPDGRAESSGRQVSGHLWQLKSARRPAAEDQEGAFGLADSTGLDSSLDRLVDGKTPPGRPQFADTVSASSPTRDGEAGSDPGAMRGCFLRDPFASREQRPRTPETLIADTESSRRQALREDDGDSDGGVLPWPTSSSGQRQLFWGSFLQQETLPSYDSLLSLDDDDAEEEEPFPCPNSANETPAEARRDGSPERPRPARDVLAAPALFPSPLISFSP
- the LOC133149222 gene encoding phospholipase A-2-activating protein-like isoform X1, translating into MQENTLSSNSYRLRCSIAGHEMDVRGLAAAVSPEGALVSVSRDRTGRIWVPNSSDRFTEMQRLSGHSNFVSCVCVIGPSETYPRGLVATGGNDNNICVFALDQAQPLYTLKGHKNTVCTLSSGKFGTLLSGSWDTTAKVWLSEKCMMTLRGHSAAVWAAAMLPEQGLMLSGSADRSIKLWKAGQCERTFTGHEDCVRGLAVISATEFFSCSNDGSVRKWLLTGECTQVYYGHTNYIYSMAVFPDSGDFVSTGEDRTVRIWRSGECTQTIRLPAQSVWCCCILPNGDIAVGASDGIIRVFTEAEERVASARDLRAFEDELADATIDPKTGDLGDIKVEELPGREHLDEPGNRDGQTRLIKDGQKVEAYQWSVSDSRWVKIGDVLGGSDQQTSKSVMYEGKEYDYVFTIDVNEGGPSMKLPYNASEDPWLAAHNFLQKNDLSPMFLDQVANFITENTKGQVAGQAAAAGHAAGPAPPQPASGDPFTGGARYIPGGTDTSPRIGGDPFTGSGRYIPGSGPGSGPDSAAPEGVADPFTGGGAYSSAGAAGQKSTNIYFPKTDGVTFEQANVSQIVGKLKELNAGAPQEHRLSEGFLESLRGLLASVCGLADAPPTVQQILLLWKATRWPEDIVFPVLDILRLAVRHPQVNERLCGETEGVGLCDHLLSLMRPEGRAANQMLALRILCNCFSAGPGRALLMARREAVLSRAADLAAAVCNKNVHVALATLVLNYAGCLHRRPDLEGKAQCLSVASRALESVRDQEAVFRLLVALGTTVASDPTARDLARSLGVNAQISQYSSVAEPSKLGECCRLLLKELQ
- the LOC133149228 gene encoding HAUS augmin-like complex subunit 6 isoform X1 translates to MASQMLKDCGANLWFCLLALGFEPERQLQLFARDSKHIKLGADMFDKANKYAFLIVVQFLLQTLDPPRFQKAFKFCWPPYTAKQDAEFRKETRAWLQEIMVESGFVGPKVLASSLVSPGGPKFIGLMMHLVKHVMRRQMKTYTKDESWVADVVFKPTSSRHMALRRCRVAQKKFLEQVAHHSRFFLDVQKKVQSHADTMRDLRAQSQKYDELLQQNGGESVREDFADKAQMVARLWATVDGMLAMTEAEREVLESVLGGEVDRYALAGRPLRVSRGLLERPSRRRLSSGNADEAAQLNLLRLLELMNHCLRLLREEPCGGSPPQLSLPQLQQIQRQMARQLQNSKLLRVKISQEEIPKMRGAIGELEAALDSKWAGVLTGKSLVSLLDGDPVLALLSPTARLPFEAARDQSDASCVFSKFPAKLPDGRAESSGRQVSGHLWQLKSARRPAAEDQEGAFGLADSTGLDSSLDRLVDGKTPPGRPQFADTVSASSPTRDGEAGSDPGAMRGCFLRDPFASREQRPRTPETLIADTESSRRQALREDDGDSDGGVLPWPTSSSGQRQLFWGSFLQQETLPSYDSLLSLDDDDAEEEEPFPCPNSANETPAEARRDGSPERPRPARDVLAAPALFPSPLISFSP
- the LOC133149222 gene encoding phospholipase A-2-activating protein-like isoform X2 codes for the protein MQENTLSSNSYRLRCSIAGHEMDVRGLAAAVSPEGALVSVSRDRTGRIWVPNSSDRFTEMQRLSGHSNFVSCVCVIGPSETYPRGLVATGGNDNNICVFALDQAQPLYTLKGHKNTVCTLSSGKFGTLLSGSWDTTAKVWLSEKCMMTLRGHSAAVWAAAMLPEQGLMLSGSADRSIKLWKAGQCERTFTGHEDCVRGLAVISATEFFSCSNDGSVRKWLLTGECTQVYYGHTNYIYSMAVFPDSGDFVSTGEDRTVRIWRSGECTQTIRLPAQSVWCCCILPNGDIAVGASDGIIRVFTEAEERVASARDLRAFEDELADATIDPKTGDLGDIKVEELPGREHLDEPGNRDGQTRLIKDGQKVEAYQWSVSDSRWVKIGDVLGGSDQQTSKSVMYEGKEYDYVFTIDVNEGGPSMKLPYNASEDPWLAAHNFLQKNDLSPMFLDQVANFITENTKGQVAGQAAAAGHAAGPAPPQPASGDPFTGGARYIPGGTDTSPRIGGDPFTGSGRYIPGSGPGSGPDSAAPEGVADPFTGGGAYSSAGAAGQKSTNIYFPKTDGVTFEQANVSQIVGKLKELNAGAPQEHRLSEGFLESLRGLLASVCGLADAPPTVQQILLLWKATRWPEGQRAPVRRDRGRRAVRPPPEPDEARGPRGQSDAGAAHPLQLLQRRARPCAPHGPARSRPVAGRRLGRRRVQ
- the LOC133149228 gene encoding HAUS augmin-like complex subunit 6 isoform X3, with protein sequence MASQMLKDCGANLWFCLLALGFEPERQLQLFARDSKHIKLGAFCWPPYTAKQDAEFRKETRAWLQEIMVESGFVGPKVLASSLVSPGGPKFIGLMMHLVKHVMRRQMKTYTKDESWVADVVFKPTSSRHMALRRCRVAQKKFLEQVAHHSRFFLDVQKKVQSHADTMRDLRAQSQKYDELLQQNGGESVREDFADKAQMVARLWATVDGMLAMTEAEREVLESVLGGEVDRYALAGRPLRVSRGLLERPSRRRLSSGNADEAAQLNLLRLLELMNHCLRLLREEPCGGSPPQLSLPQLQQIQRQMARQLQNSKLLRVKISQEEIPKMRGAIGELEAALDSKWAGVLTGKSLVSLLDGDPVLALLSPTARLPFEAARDQSDASCVFSKFPAKLPDGRAESSGRQVSGHLWQLKSARRPAAEDQEGAFGLADSTGLDSSLDRLVDGKTPPGRPQFADTVSASSPTRDGEAGSDPGAMRGCFLRDPFASREQRPRTPETLIADTESSRRQALREDDGDSDGGVLPWPTSSSGQRQLFWGSFLQQETLPSYDSLLSLDDDDAEEEEPFPCPNSANETPAEARRDGSPERPRPARDVLAAPALFPSPLISFSP